A window from Leptospira meyeri encodes these proteins:
- a CDS encoding sodium-dependent bicarbonate transport family permease, giving the protein MDFHAALNNILNPPVLFFFLGMGVVFFKSDLRITEGVSKFLSLYLLFSIGFKGGHELFKSPFAEEHLLTLIACMFMACFVPIYSYFIFKAKLDHANSAALAGSFGSISAVTFVTAGAFLHSYGYEYQGFIVAGMALMESPAIVLAVILDRLGKKKNHENINEKIHWKQLLHEAFFSSSVYILIGALIVGYLSGESGWNTTKPFTEDIFKGLLTFFLLDKGIDAAKQMRELKKVGFFLIGSALVIMVINVVIAILLTKIIQMPIGDALMFVVLCASASYIAVPAAMKESIPEANPSIYLTVALSIVFPINIIIGIPLYFYILKVISGAA; this is encoded by the coding sequence ATGGATTTCCACGCAGCACTCAACAACATTTTAAACCCACCGGTACTCTTTTTCTTTTTAGGAATGGGTGTCGTATTTTTCAAATCAGATCTAAGGATTACGGAAGGAGTCTCCAAATTCCTATCTTTGTATCTTTTGTTTTCCATTGGCTTCAAAGGTGGTCATGAACTTTTCAAATCCCCTTTTGCTGAAGAACATTTGTTAACACTCATTGCCTGTATGTTCATGGCATGTTTTGTTCCCATTTATTCTTACTTTATCTTCAAAGCAAAATTGGATCACGCAAACTCTGCGGCCCTTGCCGGAAGTTTTGGTTCGATCAGTGCCGTTACCTTTGTGACAGCTGGTGCCTTCTTACACAGTTATGGATATGAATACCAAGGTTTTATCGTAGCTGGAATGGCCCTTATGGAATCCCCTGCGATTGTTCTTGCCGTGATTTTGGATCGCTTGGGTAAAAAGAAAAACCATGAAAATATAAATGAAAAAATTCATTGGAAACAATTACTCCATGAAGCTTTCTTTAGTTCTTCTGTTTATATTTTGATCGGAGCACTCATCGTAGGTTATTTGTCTGGTGAATCTGGCTGGAATACGACAAAACCATTCACTGAAGATATTTTTAAGGGACTTCTCACTTTCTTTCTTTTGGACAAAGGAATTGATGCAGCAAAACAAATGCGTGAACTAAAGAAAGTTGGATTCTTTTTGATTGGTTCTGCATTAGTCATTATGGTGATCAACGTAGTCATTGCAATTCTTCTCACAAAGATCATCCAAATGCCTATTGGTGATGCTCTGATGTTTGTAGTACTTTGTGCTTCTGCATCTTATATTGCAGTACCAGCAGCAATGAAAGAATCGATTCCTGAGGCAAACCCAAGCATTTACTTAACGGTAGCATTATCAATTGTGTTCCCGATTAATATTATAATTGGAATTCCCTTATACTTTTATATATTAAAAGTGATAAGCGGAGCCGCCTAA
- a CDS encoding AraC family transcriptional regulator: MKQMARMTLLLAIFAGLAGCLWKPESFYGRNISRDVQFLVPQKTEIPKNCSHESIQSLRNLVWIENRSADAMRGKREEGGQWVRFQLLNELEMNSQFSVLIQWINIPFVELCSEGPEGTVIDSYSGYVWEDWMGLLSPFPHFNVTLRPKESRYFYVYLVSNEDLNFPIRTVSQAGYRSVVLFRFLTFLFFSMMGIVSFGWALSEYFKSKEKVYLSILIHFLMFFLLVYSVHGKEFASIFGNTNNLVRHSYYIFLSINHFIFFVYLASFDQFVGNRVSKTILFWVSGFAGFLYILVPLFSRVYEFRIFLVLSIFGTAAYHLYKTHEALLVKQESENRSYVLGWFFFLFSVFLKTLFHFDFYPYQPFFIYASVFYLPFLTAGSFLFLRNYEKKDKSKTRYRSLTIKLDKTEFRNKLETLLGAEKIYLDPACNEELIASKMGLSYHQLSELINSEYNFNFPSLLNQYRIKEAMVLLNEKPELNIAEVGRLSGFGSRSAFYLEFKKQSGVNPNQFRKTKGHINKDS, from the coding sequence ATGAAACAAATGGCCCGAATGACCCTCCTATTGGCAATCTTTGCCGGATTGGCTGGGTGTTTGTGGAAGCCTGAAAGTTTCTACGGGCGGAACATCAGCCGTGATGTCCAATTTTTGGTACCCCAAAAGACAGAAATTCCGAAGAACTGTAGTCACGAATCCATCCAATCTTTGCGGAATTTGGTTTGGATCGAGAACCGAAGTGCTGATGCCATGAGGGGCAAACGGGAAGAGGGTGGCCAATGGGTTCGGTTTCAGTTACTGAACGAACTGGAGATGAACTCTCAATTCAGTGTGCTCATCCAATGGATTAACATTCCCTTTGTGGAACTTTGTTCGGAGGGTCCAGAAGGCACCGTCATTGATTCCTATAGTGGTTATGTTTGGGAAGATTGGATGGGTTTGCTTTCCCCATTTCCCCATTTCAATGTCACACTCCGGCCGAAAGAGAGTCGTTATTTTTATGTCTATCTCGTTTCCAACGAAGATTTGAACTTCCCGATTAGAACCGTTTCTCAGGCAGGTTACCGTTCTGTTGTGTTGTTTCGGTTTCTGACCTTTTTGTTTTTTTCAATGATGGGGATTGTTTCTTTTGGTTGGGCCTTATCAGAGTATTTTAAATCAAAAGAAAAGGTCTATCTATCCATTTTAATACATTTTCTTATGTTCTTTCTTCTTGTGTATTCAGTGCATGGGAAGGAGTTTGCATCAATTTTTGGGAATACCAATAATTTAGTTAGGCATTCCTACTATATCTTTTTATCGATTAATCATTTCATCTTCTTTGTTTATTTGGCTTCTTTTGACCAGTTTGTCGGCAATCGAGTTTCTAAAACAATTTTGTTTTGGGTCTCAGGGTTTGCAGGATTTTTATATATCCTTGTTCCTCTCTTTTCTCGTGTTTATGAATTTAGAATTTTTCTAGTTCTATCTATCTTTGGAACTGCTGCTTATCATTTATACAAAACACATGAAGCTTTGTTAGTAAAACAAGAAAGCGAAAATAGATCTTATGTTCTTGGTTGGTTCTTCTTTCTTTTTTCCGTCTTCTTAAAGACGTTGTTCCATTTCGATTTTTATCCATACCAGCCGTTTTTTATTTATGCATCTGTGTTTTATCTTCCGTTCTTAACTGCGGGATCCTTTTTGTTTTTGCGGAATTACGAAAAAAAGGATAAATCAAAAACAAGATACAGATCGTTAACTATAAAATTAGATAAAACGGAGTTTCGTAATAAATTAGAGACGTTGTTAGGTGCAGAAAAAATTTATTTAGATCCAGCATGTAATGAAGAACTCATCGCATCCAAGATGGGCCTTTCTTACCACCAACTTAGTGAACTCATCAATTCAGAATACAACTTCAACTTTCCATCTTTATTAAATCAATATCGAATCAAAGAAGCTATGGTTTTACTGAATGAAAAACCAGAACTTAATATTGCTGAAGTTGGCAGATTGTCTGGGTTTGGGTCTAGGTCTGCCTTTTATCTAGAATTTAAAAAACAATCCGGTGTGAATCCAAATCAATTTCGAAAAACAAAAGGCCATATAAATAAAGATAGTTAA